In the genome of uncultured Celeribacter sp., the window CAACCGACCCCGCTCGGCGCCGGTCTCGATCTGCCTGAGGACCTCGCGGACAGCGCACCGGGGATCACCTCGGCGCCCGGAGTGCTTGGCCAGCTCAACCACCGACATCTCACCGCTTTGCCCGCGCAAGAGCTGCACGCGCTGATCGCCCGGATCGAAACGCTGCGGGATCGTCTGGCCAGTTGACAGCGCGAAGCGTAAAATGGGACCGGAGCGGAGACGCCCAAATTCATCTCGGAATTTGCGAAATAGCCCTTGCCCCCGGCACGGAAATCACTATTTAGGTCTCCACGTCGGGCTATAGCGCAGCCTGGTAGCGCGTCCGTCTGGGGGACGGAAGGTCGCAGGTTCGAGTCCTGCTAGCCCGACCAATATACACTCAAAACCGCTCGCAACCCTCTGGGCTTGCGGGCGGTTTTGCGTTATGCCGGGGCCAAACCGGAAACCGGTAGAACAAGCCTGCAAGAGGGGTGGAGGGACGAAAATGGGTGTAGAGCTGGGTGTATTGGCGGATCATGCCATTCGCGAGATGCTGACGCGCGGCGAGATTACCGCCACCCCCGAGGTGATCGACGCACAAGTCCAACCCGCCTCTTTGGACCTTCGTCTCGGCACACGCGCCTGGCGGGTGCGGGCCTCGTTTCTTGCGGGGGCTGGCCGGAGCGTCAAAGAGCGCCTCGAAGAATTCGAAATGCATCAGATTGATCTGTCCGAGGGGGCCGTCCTGGAAAAAGGCTGCGTCTATGTCGTGCCTTTGATGGAAAGCCTGTCGCTGCCGGAGGGGATTCAGGCCGTCGCCAATGCCAAAAGCTCGACCGGGCGGCTGGATTTGTTGACCCGTTTGATCACCGACGAGGGTGTGGAATTCGACCGTATCGCGCCGGGGTATGATGGCCCGCTTTATGCCGAGATTTGCCCCCGCTCCTTTTCGGTGCTGGTGCGTCCGGGGATGCGGCTCAATCAGGTGCGTTTCCGTGCCGGTCAGGCGCAGTTGAGCGACGCGGAGCTCACCGCGCTTCATCAAGACAGCCCGCTCGTGGACGGTCCCGCCGTGATTGACCAAGGTCTTGGGTTTTCCGTCGATCTTGAACCCGCGGAGGGCGATCTTGTCGGCTACCGGGCCAAGCCGCACACGGGCGTGATTGATTTGGACAACATCGGGTATTACGACCCGGCAGAATATTGGGAGCCGATCTTTTCAAAGACCGGTCAGATCATTCTCGATCCCGGCGCTTTCTATATTCTCGTGAGCCGCGAGGCCGTACATATCCCGCCGGATTACGCCGCCGAAATGGCGCCCTACCTTGCGATGGTGGGCGAATTCCGGGTGCATTACGCGGGCTTTTTCGATCCGGGGTTCGGCAATGTGGACGCGGGCGGCGCAGGCGCGCGCGGTGTGTTGGAAGTGCGCTGTCACGAAGCCCCCTTTGTCTTGGAGCACGGGCAAATCGTGGGCCGCCTGGTCTATGAGCGGATGCAAAGCCGACCGGATCGGCTCTACGGCGCTGATCTGGCGTCGAATTATCAGGGCCAGGGCCTGAAGCTGTCGAAACATTTCAACAGCTAGAGTGCTTTTGGCGATAAGGCGCCTCTTTAGTGCAACGCCGACGCCTTTGGACGGTACACCTCACTCACTTTCGCCTCCGCTGCGCTTCCCGATGCCTCGTGGCACAACACCCTGTTGCGGCCTTGTGACTTGGCTGTGTATAGTGCTGTGTCTGCCTTTTGGATCGCTTTTTCCAGGGTTTCCGTGCCATCAGCATTGTAGATGGACACTCCGATCGACAGGGTCACCGCTTCCGTGTGACCCTCTTTTTCCCAATGCACAGCGGAGGCCACAGCTGCTCGCAGCACCTGCGCCATATTCATGGTCTGCTCAAGCGTGGCCCCCGGCAGCAAGATGAGAAATTCCTCGCCGCCCCAGCGCGCCACAAGATCAGAAGGACGCAGCTTGCTTTGCAGTTTTGTCCCAAGCTCGCGGAGCACTGCATCACCGATCATATGGCCAACCGTATCATTCACCCGCTTGAAATGGTCGACATCCGCCAAGAGTACCCCGACGGTTTCCATGCTTCCCACCACACTCGTGTGGCTGTCGATATAGGCAAGCACGGCATGGCGGTTCAACAACCCCGTCAAAGGGTCTCGGCGTGCCTGTTGATGCATTTCCTGTGACAAACTGCGCCGTTCGTGTTCAATCCGCTCAAAGATCGGGCCCGCGGCCAAGAGGATCACCAAAGACAGCCAAAAGACAGCGGCCAAAAGCGCGCCCGACATGCCCGTATCATCATTGCCGTGAAACACCGTGCCAAGAAAAAAGACACTCACGGTCGCCGCCGCCACCTGACGGCGTGCCATACGGCCCCAAGTCGTTTCGCTCAGGAAGGGGCGTAAAAGCGGGGTCCGAAAAAAGACGAAAAGCTGAGAGAGCCCCACGAGGCTCAGCAAAACAAGGGTCGGAGGCGACATGGCACCGTAACCGCCCGGCATATCGAAAAAATAGGAAAACATCGCGTGGCTGACGGGGACAAGCCCCAGAACCGTCACCACGAAGGCTGTCGTCGAGGCCCATCTCCGCATCAAGGCACCAAGGCTGAACAGGCCCAAGGCCAACGCGGTATTGGCCCCCATTGCGATGCCAACCACGGGAACATCGCGGTAGAGCGCCATCGCGAGATCCGACAGAGGCGTCGTGTTCAGCAGGAAGATTTCCGCCAATCGTACAAGACAGATCATCAAAACAAGGCCAAAAAGTCCGCGCCGCCACCAGGTCTGAACCTTGAACGGGCTGCGCCGGAGGATGGCAAAGCTAAAGAGGCTCACGGAAAGCACGCTCAGCGGATGCGGACCGTTGCCTTTGGAGAGGAACATCGCAGGCACGTGGCCAACGATTTCCGTCAGGCCGATGATAAGCGCAATCGTTAACGCAGACAAAGCCAGCACGGATTGGGCATACAAAAGAAAAAGCGCGGGACCATAGGCCGATACGCGCTGTCCCATGCTGGCGGGCAACACTGTCACGGTTTTCCTCCTGTGGTCTCTTCGCAGCTTGTCACGATCCTAACTCCTCGTAGTCTCAAAACGCGGCAATGTGTTCTTCAGCAGTCCCGCAACAGGAAAAACGCAGCTCAGCCGCTTCCTCATAGGCAATCCGGCCTTTTAGAGATGGCATATTTTCTAGGAGTGTCGGGGGAAAACGGTTAAAAAAAACTGAAGAATTGCATTAAAATTGTGGGTAAATAGCTATCCCATTCACATCATTAACTTTAAATTTCTGATAGGCCCGATCCGAAGGACGCTCAAAGCCGTCGTCCCTCCAAACAGGCGGGTTTCCTTCGCTCAGGGCATGCGGGACACCGTTTAAAACTTGCCGATACGGCGCCCCATGCGGGCGAACTTGCGGGCATTCTTGGCAGCATTCTTGCCTTGTTTAGCCAGACGGGCCTGATCCTGGCTCTGCTGACGTCGTTCTTCGTCGGTGAGCAGCCCCTCATCAGAGGGCTTACGGCGTTTCGCAATCGCCGAAGATCCCGCATCAATCCCGGCATTCACCCCTTTGTTCACGAGGGTGCGGATCACGCGGTTGATGACCAT includes:
- a CDS encoding 2'-deoxycytidine 5'-triphosphate deaminase, yielding MGVELGVLADHAIREMLTRGEITATPEVIDAQVQPASLDLRLGTRAWRVRASFLAGAGRSVKERLEEFEMHQIDLSEGAVLEKGCVYVVPLMESLSLPEGIQAVANAKSSTGRLDLLTRLITDEGVEFDRIAPGYDGPLYAEICPRSFSVLVRPGMRLNQVRFRAGQAQLSDAELTALHQDSPLVDGPAVIDQGLGFSVDLEPAEGDLVGYRAKPHTGVIDLDNIGYYDPAEYWEPIFSKTGQIILDPGAFYILVSREAVHIPPDYAAEMAPYLAMVGEFRVHYAGFFDPGFGNVDAGGAGARGVLEVRCHEAPFVLEHGQIVGRLVYERMQSRPDRLYGADLASNYQGQGLKLSKHFNS
- a CDS encoding GGDEF domain-containing protein yields the protein MTVLPASMGQRVSAYGPALFLLYAQSVLALSALTIALIIGLTEIVGHVPAMFLSKGNGPHPLSVLSVSLFSFAILRRSPFKVQTWWRRGLFGLVLMICLVRLAEIFLLNTTPLSDLAMALYRDVPVVGIAMGANTALALGLFSLGALMRRWASTTAFVVTVLGLVPVSHAMFSYFFDMPGGYGAMSPPTLVLLSLVGLSQLFVFFRTPLLRPFLSETTWGRMARRQVAAATVSVFFLGTVFHGNDDTGMSGALLAAVFWLSLVILLAAGPIFERIEHERRSLSQEMHQQARRDPLTGLLNRHAVLAYIDSHTSVVGSMETVGVLLADVDHFKRVNDTVGHMIGDAVLRELGTKLQSKLRPSDLVARWGGEEFLILLPGATLEQTMNMAQVLRAAVASAVHWEKEGHTEAVTLSIGVSIYNADGTETLEKAIQKADTALYTAKSQGRNRVLCHEASGSAAEAKVSEVYRPKASALH